The Glaciimonas sp. PCH181 nucleotide sequence CTCACCCACATGAAAGAGGTAAATCATGGCTATCAATAATGAATCAGTAAAAGACGCCCGCGACAATCTAGCAGGTGGCCTGAAATCTGTTATCCAGGATGCGCAAGATCTGGTGGATACCACCGGCGATCACGTTGAGGACCGCTACCAGCAAGCACGCGAACGTTTGAAAGCTGCATTGCAGACAGCGAAATCGGAGCTACCGAAAGTCACAAAAAAAGCGGTTGAAAAAAGTAAACACGCCGCCCATGTCACTGACGAATACGTTGGCGGCAACCCATGGAAAGCCGTCGGCGTTGCTGCTGCAATCGGTTTGCTGGCTGGGGTTGTGATTGGCCGCAGCAAATAAATACAAGCTTTAACTACGAAAAAAGCGCGCATCGTTATCCGATGTGCGCTTTTTTTTGTCCGGAATACCCACTGCATTGCCCTTCGGCAATATCCTTATTCGCATCCGACAAATTTAATCTCGGCCAAATTCTTCGCCCAGTTCTTTACCGCGCACCGCAGCCGCTTTCGCCGCCGCCACGATGGCCGCCTTCACCCCGCTAGCTTCGAGACTTTGCAGTGCCGCGTAAGTCGTTCCGCCCTTTGACGTCACGCGCTCTCGCAATACCGAGATCGGATCCGCCGATTCTGCCGCTAAATGTGAAGCACCGACAAAGGTCGCCAGCGCCAGCGCATTGCCCTGCGCCGGCGTCAATCCCAATTCCTGCGCCGCTTGTTGCATCGCTTCAATAAAATAAAACACGTAAGCCGGACCGCTACCAGAAATCGCGGTGACCGAATCGATCAGCGCTTCATCGTCCAACCACACCGTCTCGCCCACTGCCCGCAAAATAAGATCGGCGGTAGCGCGCTGTTGCGCGGATACGCCCGCAGTTGCCACCATTCCCGTAATACCTTTACCGATCAATGCTGGCGTATTCGGCATGCAACGGACGATGGCAGCATGGCCATTTAACCAGCGCGACAAATCCTTCGACTGAATCCCTGCAGCCACCGACAACACCAATTGGCCAGACATAAACGGCAATAACGCGCTCACGACTTGCTGCATTTGTTGCGGCTTCACCGCTAAGACAACAACATCGCTGCGGCTAACGACTGCATCAATCTCGGTCGCTGTCGTCACACCAAATTGGTGCGCTAGCTTCTGTAACGCATCCGCATTTAAATCGACCACATGAATATTGGCAGCATCGGTGACAGTCCCTGCCAACCCGCCAATCAATGCAGTGGCCATATTCCCGCCGCCGATGAAACTGATCTTGCACTTGTTTTCCATGTATTTTGCCTATGCGGTGAAATGTTATCTGTAAATAATAGGATTAAATTTGCTGCGGCGATTTAAGCAAAATACTTAGCAGCCATCGCCAACAATCGCAAAATCCTCTCAGGAGTAATCCCGTTTTCCAAAAATAGCGCTGCCGATACGCACAATCGTCGCGCCCTCTGCAATCGCCGCGTCCATGTCGGCCGACATTCCCATCGACAAAGTATCCAGCGCCAATCCATTTTGTTGCAATTTTAAAAATAACTCTCTAACCTGCCTGAATGCTGCCCGTTGCTGCGTCACGTCGGCAGTCGGTTCCGGGATCGCCATCAAACCGCGCAACGTCAAACGTGGCAACACCGCGATTATTTGCGCTACAGCCAGCGCCTGATCGGGGGCGACGCCGCTTTTGCTAGCCTCGCCACTGATATTCACCTGTAAACAGACATTTAAGGGAGGCAATTCCGGTGGCCGCTGATCAGACAGGCGTTGCGCGATTTTTTCGCGTTCTATCGTATGCACCCAATCGAAATGCTCGGCAATCGCTTTGGTCTTATTACTTTGAATTGGCCCGATGAAATGCCATTCAATCCCATCTGCTGTGGGAAAAGCAGCTCGGGCGGCCTTGACCGCAATCATCTTATCCAACGCTTCTTGCAAGTAATTTTCGCCAAAAGCGCGCTGACCAGCCTCCGCTGCGGCCAATACTGCATCCGCGCCAAAGGTTTTGGATACGGCCAATAGCTTGACACTGTCTGCCGGACGCGACGCCATTGCCGTGGCGTTGCCGATAATTTCGTGTACAGCTTGCAACTTTTCGGGGATTGAGAACATAATCTAGGGAGGAGCTTTAGCTTTAAAATGACAGTTCAGCACGTCTTTAAATGTAATGCGAGATCAGTACAGCTAGCTTTTCCTGCACTGCTTTGCTGACACATACCAAAAATAACACAGGGATTATAAATGGACATTACCGAACTTCTGGCCTTTTCGGTCAAGAACAAGGCTTCCGACTTGCATTTATCTGCTGGTCTACCACCGATGATTCGGGTAAATGGCGATGTCCGCCGTATTAATCTGCCGCCGCTGGATCACAAAGCTGTGCACGACATGATTTATGACATCATGAATGACGGTCAGCGCAAGATTTACGAAGAAAATCTCGAATGCGATTTTTCATTTGAAATTCCAGGATTGGCGCGATTTCGGGTGAATGCCTTTAATCAGGATCGCGGAGCAGCAGCGGTCATGCGGACCATCCCGTCTAAAATTCTGACACTGGAACAACTCAACACGCCGCGTATTTTTACTGAATTAGCGCTAAAACCGCGCGGTCTGGTATTGGTGACCGGCCCAACCGGCTCAGGCAAATCAACCACGCTGGCAGCGATGGTAAATCACGTCAATGAAAATGAATATGCGCATATTCTGACGATTGAAGACCCTATTGAATTTGTCCATCAATCCAATAAATGCCTGATTAATCAACGTGAAGTCGGTCCGCATACCCATTCCTTCGACAATGCGTTACGTTCGGCATTGCGGGAAGATCCGGATGTGATTTTGGTGGGCGAACTACGCGATCTGGAAACTATACGATTGGCGTTGACGGCGGCTGAAACCGGACATCTGGTATTCGGCACACTGCATACCTCTTCCGCAGCAAAAACCATCGACCGTATCGTCGACGTGTTTCCAGGTGAAGAAAAAGAAATGGTGAG carries:
- a CDS encoding YqjD family protein; amino-acid sequence: MAINNESVKDARDNLAGGLKSVIQDAQDLVDTTGDHVEDRYQQARERLKAALQTAKSELPKVTKKAVEKSKHAAHVTDEYVGGNPWKAVGVAAAIGLLAGVVIGRSK
- the proC gene encoding pyrroline-5-carboxylate reductase, with the protein product MENKCKISFIGGGNMATALIGGLAGTVTDAANIHVVDLNADALQKLAHQFGVTTATEIDAVVSRSDVVVLAVKPQQMQQVVSALLPFMSGQLVLSVAAGIQSKDLSRWLNGHAAIVRCMPNTPALIGKGITGMVATAGVSAQQRATADLILRAVGETVWLDDEALIDSVTAISGSGPAYVFYFIEAMQQAAQELGLTPAQGNALALATFVGASHLAAESADPISVLRERVTSKGGTTYAALQSLEASGVKAAIVAAAKAAAVRGKELGEEFGRD
- a CDS encoding YggS family pyridoxal phosphate-dependent enzyme, with protein sequence MFSIPEKLQAVHEIIGNATAMASRPADSVKLLAVSKTFGADAVLAAAEAGQRAFGENYLQEALDKMIAVKAARAAFPTADGIEWHFIGPIQSNKTKAIAEHFDWVHTIEREKIAQRLSDQRPPELPPLNVCLQVNISGEASKSGVAPDQALAVAQIIAVLPRLTLRGLMAIPEPTADVTQQRAAFRQVRELFLKLQQNGLALDTLSMGMSADMDAAIAEGATIVRIGSAIFGKRDYS
- a CDS encoding type IV pilus twitching motility protein PilT, producing the protein MDITELLAFSVKNKASDLHLSAGLPPMIRVNGDVRRINLPPLDHKAVHDMIYDIMNDGQRKIYEENLECDFSFEIPGLARFRVNAFNQDRGAAAVMRTIPSKILTLEQLNTPRIFTELALKPRGLVLVTGPTGSGKSTTLAAMVNHVNENEYAHILTIEDPIEFVHQSNKCLINQREVGPHTHSFDNALRSALREDPDVILVGELRDLETIRLALTAAETGHLVFGTLHTSSAAKTIDRIVDVFPGEEKEMVRAMLSESLQAVISQTLLKTKDGTGRVAAHEIMLGTPAIRSLIRDSKIAQMYSTIQTSSNVGMQTLDSNLTELVKRNIISVATARAAAKTPDNFPG